The Streptomyces sp. NBC_00670 genome window below encodes:
- a CDS encoding glycoside hydrolase family 3 N-terminal domain-containing protein, producing MTANVAVETTPVTSTTPTTPTPPVWQDSGQDLDTRVTALIEAMTVEEKIAQLVGVWVGASDEGGEVAPHQHDMEEAVDLDALLPSGLGQLTRPFGTAPVDPALGALSLLRTQQRITAANRFGIPALAHEECLAGFAAWRATAYPVPLSWGATFDPDLVRKMAAAIGRDMASVGIHQGLAPVLDVVRDARWGRVEETIGEDPYLVGTVATAYVQGLESAGIVATLKHFAGYSASRAGRNLAPVSMGPRERADVLLPPFEMAIREGGARSVMHAYTDTDGVPSAADEDLLTGLLRDTWGFDGTVVADYFGIAFLKTLHGVAADWAEAAGTALRAGVDVELPSVKTFGEPLRAAVADGRVPEALLDRALRRVLTQKGQLGLLDADWDPVPPVLRGAALDDTSALRGTVDLDPPGNHALAADLADRAVILLGNNGVLPLSAPRRIALIGPQADQPNAVLGCYSFPAHVGVHHPATPVGIELPTLREALVREFPNAEIVTVRGADVDGEDTSGFAAAVRAARDADVVVLALGDRAGLFGRGTSGEGCDAESLALPGVQQALLDRLLDVGTPLVLTLLAGRPYALGRGAAEADALVQSFFPGEEGTAAIARVLSGRTNPSGRLPVSVPAGPGVQPTTYLVARLAQASEVSAIDPGPAFAFGHGLSYTSFEWSELVVEDEETGTDGEFRLAFTVRNTGDREGTEVVQLYLHDPVASVVQPVQRLIGYARVSLAPGESRRLTALVPADVASFTGRDGHRVVEPGDLELRLSASSADPRLTATVRLTGPTRRVDHNRRLHAVIEEA from the coding sequence GTGACCGCCAACGTGGCTGTTGAGACAACCCCCGTCACCTCGACCACTCCCACCACCCCCACCCCGCCGGTCTGGCAGGACAGCGGTCAGGATCTCGACACCCGGGTCACCGCCCTGATCGAGGCCATGACCGTCGAGGAGAAGATCGCCCAACTCGTCGGCGTCTGGGTCGGCGCCTCCGACGAGGGAGGTGAAGTCGCCCCGCACCAGCACGACATGGAGGAGGCCGTCGATCTCGACGCGCTGCTCCCCTCGGGCCTCGGGCAGCTCACCCGCCCCTTCGGCACCGCCCCCGTCGACCCGGCGCTCGGCGCGCTCTCCCTGCTCCGCACCCAGCAGCGCATCACCGCCGCCAACCGCTTCGGCATCCCCGCCCTCGCCCACGAGGAGTGCCTCGCCGGCTTCGCAGCCTGGCGGGCCACCGCCTATCCCGTGCCGTTGTCCTGGGGCGCCACCTTCGACCCGGACCTCGTACGGAAGATGGCCGCCGCCATCGGCCGCGACATGGCCTCCGTCGGCATCCACCAGGGCCTCGCCCCCGTCCTCGACGTGGTGCGCGACGCCCGCTGGGGCCGGGTGGAGGAGACCATTGGCGAGGACCCCTACCTCGTCGGCACCGTCGCCACCGCCTACGTCCAGGGCCTGGAGTCCGCCGGGATCGTCGCCACCCTCAAGCACTTCGCCGGCTACTCCGCCTCCCGCGCCGGACGCAACCTCGCCCCCGTCTCCATGGGCCCGCGCGAACGCGCCGACGTGCTGCTGCCGCCCTTCGAGATGGCGATCCGCGAGGGCGGCGCCCGCTCCGTCATGCACGCCTACACCGACACCGACGGCGTCCCCTCGGCGGCCGACGAGGATCTGCTCACCGGACTGCTGCGGGACACCTGGGGCTTCGACGGCACCGTCGTCGCCGACTACTTCGGCATCGCCTTCCTCAAGACCCTGCACGGCGTGGCCGCCGACTGGGCCGAGGCCGCGGGCACCGCGCTGCGGGCCGGCGTCGACGTCGAACTGCCCAGCGTCAAGACGTTCGGCGAGCCGCTGCGCGCGGCCGTCGCCGACGGCCGCGTCCCCGAGGCACTCCTCGACCGCGCCCTGCGCCGGGTACTCACCCAGAAGGGCCAGCTCGGCCTCCTCGACGCCGACTGGGACCCGGTGCCGCCGGTCCTGCGCGGGGCCGCGCTGGACGACACCTCCGCCCTGCGCGGCACGGTCGACCTCGACCCGCCCGGCAACCACGCACTGGCCGCGGACCTCGCCGACCGGGCCGTGATCCTGCTCGGCAACAACGGCGTCCTGCCGCTCTCCGCGCCCCGCCGGATCGCCCTGATCGGCCCCCAGGCCGACCAGCCGAACGCCGTGCTCGGCTGCTACTCCTTCCCGGCGCACGTCGGCGTCCACCACCCCGCCACCCCCGTCGGCATCGAACTGCCCACGCTGCGCGAGGCGTTGGTACGGGAGTTCCCGAACGCGGAGATCGTCACCGTGCGCGGCGCGGACGTCGACGGCGAGGACACCTCCGGGTTCGCCGCGGCCGTGCGGGCGGCGCGCGACGCCGACGTGGTGGTCCTCGCGCTCGGCGACCGGGCCGGGCTGTTCGGGCGCGGCACCAGCGGCGAGGGCTGCGACGCCGAGTCGCTCGCCCTGCCCGGCGTGCAGCAGGCCCTCCTCGACCGGCTGCTCGACGTCGGGACGCCGCTGGTGCTGACGCTGCTCGCGGGGCGGCCCTACGCGCTCGGCCGGGGGGCGGCGGAGGCCGACGCGCTCGTGCAGTCCTTCTTCCCCGGCGAGGAGGGCACGGCGGCCATCGCCCGGGTCCTCAGCGGCCGTACGAACCCCTCGGGGCGGCTCCCGGTCAGTGTGCCGGCCGGGCCGGGCGTCCAGCCGACCACCTATCTCGTCGCCAGGCTGGCCCAGGCCAGCGAGGTCTCCGCGATCGACCCCGGGCCGGCGTTCGCCTTCGGCCACGGGCTGTCGTACACGAGCTTCGAGTGGAGCGAGCTGGTCGTGGAGGACGAGGAGACCGGTACCGACGGGGAGTTCCGGCTCGCGTTCACGGTGCGGAACACCGGGGACCGGGAGGGGACGGAGGTCGTGCAGCTGTATCTGCACGATCCGGTGGCGTCGGTGGTGCAGCCGGTGCAGCGGCTGATCGGCTACGCGCGGGTGTCGCTGGCGCCGGGCGAGTCCCGGCGGCTGACGGCCCTCGTCCCGGCGGACGTGGCGTCCTTCACGGGGCGGGACGGGCACCGGGTCGTCGAGCCCGGTGACCTGGAGCTGCGCCTGTCCGCGTCGTCGGCGGATCCGCGCCTGACGGCGACGGTCCGCCTGACGGGTCCCACCCGCCGGGTGGACCACAACCGCCGCCTGCATGCGGTGATCGAGGAGGCGTAG
- a CDS encoding carbohydrate ABC transporter permease, protein MRRRPNYLAGVASVAWLIIVALPLYVMLSATVQSKGDYAKGSPLSWPEHFTFENYSGAFDEGFGKFFLNTLIVTVAVVAIVVLLVPPLAYAVVRSRSRVASGVFRLFLLGLAIPAQAVIVPMFYLISEAGLYDNLIGVILPTAAFCLPISTLILSGAMRDIGHELFEAMAVDGASPRRMFLQLVLPLSKGGISTIVVFSALQAWNGFLFPLVLTQSDSTKVITLGLYNFQTEHGINVPGTLAAVFMSMVPILLVYLFARRALVQGLMGVGGK, encoded by the coding sequence ATGAGGCGACGCCCCAACTACCTGGCCGGCGTGGCCTCCGTCGCCTGGCTGATCATCGTCGCCCTGCCGCTGTACGTCATGCTGTCGGCGACCGTGCAGTCCAAGGGCGACTACGCCAAGGGCAGCCCGCTCTCCTGGCCCGAGCACTTCACCTTCGAGAACTACTCGGGCGCCTTCGACGAGGGCTTCGGGAAGTTCTTCCTCAACACCCTGATCGTCACCGTGGCCGTGGTCGCCATCGTGGTGCTGCTGGTGCCGCCGCTCGCGTACGCCGTCGTCCGCAGCCGCTCCCGCGTCGCCTCGGGTGTCTTCCGGCTGTTCCTGCTGGGCCTGGCCATCCCCGCCCAGGCGGTGATCGTGCCGATGTTCTACCTGATCAGCGAGGCCGGGCTGTACGACAACCTGATCGGTGTCATCCTGCCCACCGCCGCGTTCTGCCTGCCCATCTCCACGCTGATCCTCAGCGGGGCCATGCGGGACATCGGACACGAACTCTTCGAGGCCATGGCCGTGGACGGCGCCTCCCCGCGCCGGATGTTCCTGCAACTGGTGCTCCCGCTCTCCAAGGGCGGCATCTCCACCATCGTGGTGTTCTCCGCGCTCCAGGCCTGGAACGGCTTCCTCTTCCCGCTCGTCCTGACCCAGTCCGACTCCACCAAGGTCATCACCCTGGGTCTGTACAACTTCCAAACCGAGCACGGCATCAACGTCCCCGGCACGCTCGCCGCGGTGTTCATGTCCATGGTGCCGATCCTGCTCGTCTACCTGTTCGCCCGCCGCGCCCTGGTCCAGGGCCTGATGGGCGTCGGAGGAAAGTGA
- a CDS encoding carbohydrate ABC transporter permease, with translation MTTQLTHAAAPVKTSGRGSGRARGGQAADVGRPGFAWAVPATIFFVLFAILPLLAVAVLSFMSWGGIGDPEWVGLDNWSRVFDDPVMIKSIWLTLLLTVLGVVLQTPLSILIGVWAAGTQRNRAVISAVYFVPLLLSSTAVSVLWRALLDPNFGIPSEATWLFGDGNLFGEQSTAIGVLAFVSTWQFTPLHSLIYQGAARAIPQVLYQAAQIDGAGRVRQFFHITLPQLRNSIITSMILMVVGGLTTFETVLILTQGGPGTDTTISAYYMYQKAFKSFDFGAGAVIALLLVVAATIISLIVVRLSGYDKMRSTMEGVS, from the coding sequence ATGACCACACAGCTGACACATGCGGCCGCCCCCGTGAAGACCTCCGGCCGCGGCAGCGGCCGGGCACGGGGCGGACAGGCCGCCGACGTGGGCCGCCCGGGCTTCGCCTGGGCGGTCCCCGCCACGATCTTCTTCGTCCTCTTCGCCATCCTCCCGCTGCTCGCCGTCGCGGTCCTGTCCTTCATGAGCTGGGGCGGCATCGGCGACCCCGAATGGGTCGGCCTCGACAACTGGAGCCGGGTCTTCGACGACCCGGTCATGATCAAGAGCATCTGGCTGACCCTGCTGCTCACCGTGCTCGGCGTCGTCCTGCAGACCCCGCTGAGCATCCTGATCGGCGTCTGGGCGGCCGGCACGCAGCGCAACCGCGCGGTGATCTCCGCCGTCTACTTCGTGCCGCTGCTGCTGTCCTCCACCGCCGTCTCGGTGCTGTGGCGGGCGCTGCTCGACCCGAACTTCGGCATCCCCTCCGAGGCGACCTGGCTGTTCGGCGACGGCAACCTGTTCGGTGAGCAGTCCACCGCCATCGGGGTCCTCGCCTTCGTCTCCACCTGGCAGTTCACCCCGCTGCACAGCCTGATCTACCAGGGCGCCGCCCGGGCCATCCCCCAGGTGCTCTACCAGGCCGCGCAGATCGACGGCGCCGGACGGGTGCGGCAGTTCTTCCACATCACCCTGCCCCAGCTGCGCAACTCGATCATCACCTCGATGATCCTCATGGTCGTCGGCGGCCTCACCACCTTCGAGACCGTCCTCATCCTGACCCAGGGCGGACCCGGCACCGACACCACCATCAGCGCCTACTACATGTACCAAAAGGCCTTCAAGAGCTTCGACTTCGGTGCCGGCGCCGTCATCGCGCTGCTCCTGGTCGTCGCGGCCACGATCATCTCGCTGATCGTCGTACGCCTCTCCGGCTACGACAAGATGCGCTCCACCATGGAGGGTGTGTCATGA
- a CDS encoding ABC transporter substrate-binding protein: MRTRTRFSRMLVGGVTLGMALSLSACGGDSGSGSSDGKIHVLVYGDATNKVEKAVVAEFNKTSEVKVVLDTIPGATYQQKLQTIINTPQAPDVFYNWGAGSIQPFVKAGLLMPLDDFIKDDPKLKSAFLPSVFNAAEVDGKAYGIPMRGTQPVLLFSNDKVLKDAGTTAPKTWDDLLDSVKKLKKSGVTPIALGGGDQWPTLMWFEYLYDRIAGPDLLKKAVAGDKDAWASEDSKKALNKLKELVDTGAFGTNYDSVKYTDGGSPALIARGKAGFELMGSWYYSQQQTDAKEFAEKDLGYHPFPTIDGGKGDPNDVVGNTNNYYSVMKKTKHPEAVAKFLKLMYSDKFIKRQLAIGNLPTTTNTEKFLDTASNPDYAHYQFDLVKKAPSFQLSWDQAYPQSASEQMHQAVQQFFNGSMDVDGFIKAMQALPTA; encoded by the coding sequence ATGCGGACACGTACTCGGTTCTCCCGCATGCTCGTCGGTGGTGTGACCCTGGGCATGGCGCTGTCACTCTCCGCGTGCGGGGGCGACAGCGGGTCGGGCTCCAGCGACGGGAAGATCCACGTACTGGTCTACGGGGACGCCACCAACAAGGTCGAGAAGGCAGTCGTCGCCGAGTTCAACAAGACCTCCGAGGTCAAGGTGGTCCTCGACACCATCCCCGGCGCGACCTATCAGCAGAAGCTCCAGACGATCATCAACACCCCGCAGGCCCCGGACGTCTTCTACAACTGGGGCGCCGGCAGCATCCAGCCGTTCGTCAAGGCCGGCCTGCTGATGCCGCTGGACGACTTCATCAAGGACGACCCCAAGCTGAAGTCGGCGTTCCTGCCGAGCGTCTTCAACGCGGCCGAGGTCGACGGCAAGGCCTACGGCATCCCGATGCGCGGCACCCAGCCGGTGCTGCTCTTCAGCAACGACAAGGTCCTCAAGGACGCCGGCACGACGGCCCCCAAGACCTGGGACGACCTGCTCGACTCCGTCAAGAAGCTGAAGAAGTCGGGCGTCACCCCGATCGCGCTGGGCGGTGGCGACCAGTGGCCGACCCTGATGTGGTTCGAGTACCTCTACGACCGCATCGCCGGCCCCGACCTGCTGAAGAAGGCCGTCGCCGGTGACAAGGACGCCTGGGCGAGCGAGGACAGCAAGAAGGCCCTGAACAAGCTCAAGGAGCTCGTCGACACCGGCGCCTTCGGCACCAACTACGACTCGGTGAAGTACACCGACGGCGGCTCGCCCGCGCTGATCGCGCGCGGCAAGGCCGGCTTCGAGCTGATGGGCTCCTGGTACTACTCCCAGCAGCAGACCGACGCCAAGGAATTCGCCGAGAAGGACCTCGGGTACCACCCCTTCCCGACCATCGACGGCGGCAAGGGCGACCCGAACGACGTCGTCGGCAACACCAACAACTACTACTCGGTGATGAAGAAGACCAAGCATCCCGAGGCCGTCGCGAAGTTCCTCAAGCTGATGTACAGCGACAAGTTCATCAAGCGGCAGCTCGCCATCGGCAACCTGCCGACCACGACCAACACCGAGAAGTTCCTGGACACCGCCTCCAACCCGGACTACGCCCACTACCAGTTCGACCTGGTGAAGAAGGCCCCGTCCTTCCAGCTCTCCTGGGACCAGGCCTACCCGCAGTCCGCGAGCGAGCAGATGCACCAGGCGGTGCAGCAGTTCTTCAACGGCTCGATGGACGTCGACGGATTCATCAAGGCCATGCAGGCCCTGCCGACCGCCTGA
- a CDS encoding LacI family DNA-binding transcriptional regulator gives MLLPMSLTDEDSTTGRVTLAEVAAQAGVSLSTVSKVLNGRSDVSAATRTRVEQLLENHGYRRRAATSSHAPLIELVFPELESVWAMELIRGVENVAKQHKASVVLSESGDRHAPGREWVEGVLQRRPLGVVLVFSSLPDKVKRQLRSRAVPFVIIDPAGDPEADVPSVGSANWAGGMAATRHLTELGHRRIAIITGPMDMMCSLARLDGFRSAMTMAGLETDERLVRYGDFHVQGGFEQAMELLALPDRPTAIFAGSDLQALGVLEAARRQGLSVPEDLSVVGYDDVPLAEWSSPPLTTVHQPLRQMAEEAARMLLQPAEADRPALRMELATRLVVRQSSAAPNA, from the coding sequence ATGCTGCTGCCCATGAGCCTGACTGACGAGGACAGCACGACCGGCAGGGTGACCCTCGCGGAGGTCGCCGCCCAGGCCGGTGTGTCCCTTTCGACGGTTTCGAAAGTCCTCAACGGACGGTCGGACGTCTCGGCCGCCACCCGGACCCGGGTGGAGCAGTTGCTGGAGAACCACGGCTACCGGCGCCGGGCCGCGACGTCCTCGCACGCGCCGCTGATCGAGCTGGTCTTCCCGGAGCTGGAGAGCGTCTGGGCGATGGAGCTGATCCGCGGCGTGGAGAACGTGGCGAAGCAGCACAAGGCCAGCGTCGTGCTGAGCGAGAGCGGCGACCGGCACGCGCCCGGGCGCGAGTGGGTCGAGGGGGTGCTGCAGCGCCGGCCGCTGGGCGTGGTGCTGGTCTTCTCCTCGCTGCCCGACAAGGTCAAGCGCCAACTGCGCTCCCGTGCCGTGCCGTTCGTCATCATCGACCCGGCGGGCGACCCCGAGGCGGACGTGCCCTCGGTGGGCTCGGCGAACTGGGCCGGCGGCATGGCCGCGACCCGGCATCTGACCGAACTCGGCCACCGGCGCATCGCCATCATCACCGGCCCCATGGACATGATGTGCTCACTGGCCCGGCTGGACGGCTTCCGCTCCGCGATGACGATGGCGGGCCTGGAGACCGACGAACGTCTGGTCCGCTACGGCGACTTCCACGTCCAGGGCGGCTTCGAGCAGGCCATGGAGCTGCTCGCGCTTCCCGACCGGCCCACCGCGATCTTCGCGGGCAGCGACTTGCAGGCGCTGGGGGTGCTGGAGGCGGCGCGGCGGCAGGGGCTGAGCGTCCCGGAGGACCTGTCGGTCGTGGGCTACGACGACGTGCCGCTCGCCGAGTGGTCGAGTCCGCCGCTGACGACGGTGCACCAGCCGTTGCGGCAGATGGCGGAGGAGGCGGCGCGCATGCTCCTCCAGCCGGCCGAGGCGGATCGGCCGGCCCTCCGCATGGAGTTGGCGACGCGCCTGGTGGTTCGCCAGAGCAGCGCGGCGCCGAACGCCTGA
- a CDS encoding alpha/beta hydrolase, whose protein sequence is MTHPHPHPHPHPLDPELAAALAMMPPVDISDLAAARAAQKAETFLRVTDTDTTGVTVMDVQQAGVSLRVYRPEGATHPLPAVFRIHGGGFVLGSPDVDHETNLRLCRELPGVVVSPGYRLAPEHPYPTGLEDCYAALCWTAANAAGLGIRADRLAVAGDSAGACLATATAMLARDRGGPELRLQYLDSPALDDRLATVSARRFTDTPVWNRRNARLSWTAYLGEGVPGSVGVPVTAAPARAGTTDLAGLPPAHLAVMAYDPLRDEGVDYARALLDAGVAAELHLFPGTFHGAGMVRHAAVAQRMAAEELTVLRRALAW, encoded by the coding sequence ATGACGCACCCCCACCCCCACCCCCATCCTCACCCCCTGGACCCCGAACTCGCCGCCGCGCTCGCGATGATGCCCCCCGTCGACATCTCCGACCTCGCCGCCGCCCGCGCCGCGCAGAAGGCCGAGACCTTCCTCCGCGTCACCGACACGGACACCACCGGCGTGACGGTCATGGACGTCCAGCAGGCCGGCGTCTCGCTGCGCGTCTACCGCCCGGAGGGCGCCACCCACCCCCTCCCCGCCGTCTTCCGCATCCACGGCGGCGGCTTCGTCCTCGGCAGCCCCGACGTCGACCACGAGACCAACCTCCGCCTGTGCCGCGAGCTCCCCGGCGTCGTCGTCTCCCCCGGCTACCGGCTCGCCCCGGAACACCCGTACCCCACCGGCCTGGAGGACTGCTACGCCGCCCTGTGCTGGACCGCCGCGAACGCGGCCGGCCTCGGCATCCGCGCCGACCGCCTCGCCGTGGCCGGCGACAGCGCCGGCGCCTGCCTGGCGACGGCCACCGCGATGCTGGCCCGGGACCGCGGCGGCCCGGAACTCCGGCTGCAGTACCTGGACAGCCCCGCGCTCGACGACCGGCTGGCCACCGTCAGCGCCCGCCGCTTCACCGACACCCCGGTCTGGAACCGCCGCAACGCCCGGCTGAGCTGGACCGCCTACCTCGGCGAGGGCGTCCCCGGCTCGGTCGGCGTGCCGGTCACCGCCGCCCCCGCCCGGGCCGGCACCACCGACCTCGCGGGACTGCCCCCGGCGCACCTGGCCGTGATGGCGTACGACCCGCTGCGCGACGAGGGCGTCGACTACGCCCGCGCGCTGCTGGACGCGGGAGTCGCCGCGGAACTGCACCTGTTCCCGGGCACGTTCCACGGCGCCGGGATGGTGCGGCACGCCGCCGTGGCACAGCGGATGGCCGCGGAGGAGCTCACGGTGCTGCGCCGCGCCCTGGCGTGGTGA
- a CDS encoding PucR family transcriptional regulator: MKGLLLRLSSLDADATAAVRVIAHFQALLAADRIDPAALLRSTAALAECPAGMELADGRVLRAGPDGTALTGRPGAVSGTAELGAAGRVWLERPGAAGPFDDLVLEWLAVAARTLAQPPRAVDPALVEVVLSGRETVADRTRALRLLGFVPQAPLRAVVVAAPGEPESLALALLDRGRPPGTVRAARIGGHGVALVQRTAAPGAPAGDAPSPAGELRQVLRGAVRVGVGGGVEALRAAESWQQAVLALRFAVPGVPAEAVADHDELGTVAVLADLPADRLRALPDVRLLAAVAARDGGAAGLDALSAFCRTGSLRQAAAELHLHHSSVASRLERVEAVTGWRLREPGDRFRARLALYAWRLARGADEPLTTPDAGPLTTPGRGAAP; the protein is encoded by the coding sequence GTGAAGGGTTTGCTGCTGCGGCTGTCGTCGCTCGACGCCGACGCGACCGCCGCGGTACGGGTGATCGCGCACTTCCAGGCGCTGCTCGCCGCCGACCGGATCGACCCGGCGGCCCTGCTGCGGTCCACCGCCGCGCTGGCCGAGTGCCCCGCCGGGATGGAACTCGCCGACGGACGCGTGCTGCGCGCCGGACCGGACGGCACCGCGCTGACCGGCCGCCCCGGAGCCGTGTCCGGCACCGCCGAGCTGGGCGCGGCAGGGCGGGTCTGGCTGGAACGGCCGGGCGCCGCCGGGCCCTTCGACGACCTGGTCCTGGAGTGGCTGGCCGTCGCCGCCCGCACCCTCGCGCAGCCGCCGCGCGCCGTCGATCCGGCGCTGGTGGAGGTGGTCCTCTCCGGCCGTGAGACCGTCGCCGACCGGACCAGGGCGCTGCGGCTGCTCGGGTTCGTCCCGCAGGCGCCGCTGCGTGCCGTCGTCGTCGCGGCGCCCGGCGAGCCCGAGTCGCTCGCCCTGGCCCTGCTGGACCGGGGCCGCCCGCCCGGCACCGTACGGGCCGCCCGGATCGGCGGCCACGGGGTCGCGCTCGTGCAGCGGACGGCGGCGCCCGGCGCCCCCGCCGGTGACGCCCCCTCGCCCGCCGGTGAGCTGCGCCAGGTGCTGCGCGGTGCCGTGCGGGTCGGGGTCGGCGGCGGCGTCGAGGCGCTGCGGGCGGCGGAGTCCTGGCAACAGGCGGTGCTGGCCCTGCGGTTCGCGGTGCCCGGGGTGCCGGCCGAGGCGGTGGCCGACCACGACGAGCTGGGCACGGTCGCCGTGCTGGCCGACCTCCCGGCGGACCGGCTGCGCGCCCTGCCCGACGTACGGCTCCTGGCGGCGGTGGCCGCGCGCGACGGCGGCGCGGCAGGGCTGGACGCGCTCTCCGCGTTCTGCCGCACCGGGTCACTGCGCCAGGCCGCCGCCGAACTCCACCTCCACCACAGCTCGGTGGCCAGCCGCCTCGAACGCGTCGAGGCGGTCACCGGCTGGCGGCTGCGCGAGCCCGGCGACCGGTTCCGGGCCCGGCTCGCGCTCTACGCCTGGCGGCTGGCGCGGGGCGCGGACGAGCCGCTCACCACGCCGGACGCCGGTCCGCTCACCACGCCAGGGCGCGGCGCAGCACCGTGA
- a CDS encoding C40 family peptidase has product MGSHQRPAPTGLGRGRGATLAVLSAAATAAAALGAVPAGAAPRDGRAEVDRLYQEAERATEAYNKADERADTLRGEVHRARDRIARTQEKVNTLRDALGSLAGAQYRSGGLDPSLALLLSSDPDDYLDRAATLDRVTADQAGRLRQLRSALRELAQQRTEAGGKLAELEESRKAVARHKHAVERKLARARQVLNALPAGERAAYDRASRSAGRPPAPLPLPGPGDGPGHEAAPGARAAAAVAAARSALGRPYVWGATGPNGFDCSGLMQWAYAQAGVGLPRTSQEQRYAGRQVPLSQAKPGDLVVYRSDASHVGMYVGGGRVIHAPYPGAVVRYDSVGMMPVAAVTRP; this is encoded by the coding sequence GTGGGGTCCCATCAGCGTCCTGCACCAACCGGACTGGGCCGGGGGCGTGGTGCCACGCTCGCCGTGCTGTCCGCCGCGGCCACCGCGGCCGCGGCACTGGGGGCCGTACCGGCCGGTGCCGCGCCGCGCGACGGCCGGGCGGAGGTGGACCGGCTGTACCAGGAGGCCGAGCGCGCCACCGAGGCGTACAACAAGGCCGACGAGCGCGCCGACACCCTGCGCGGCGAGGTCCACCGCGCACGGGACCGGATCGCCCGCACCCAGGAGAAGGTCAACACCCTGCGGGACGCGCTCGGTTCGCTCGCGGGCGCCCAGTACCGCTCCGGCGGGCTCGACCCCTCGCTCGCCCTCCTCCTCTCCTCCGACCCCGACGACTACCTCGACCGGGCCGCCACGCTCGACCGTGTCACCGCCGACCAGGCCGGCCGGCTGCGGCAACTGCGCTCGGCGCTGCGGGAGCTGGCGCAGCAGCGGACGGAGGCGGGCGGGAAGCTCGCCGAACTGGAGGAGAGCCGGAAGGCGGTGGCGCGCCACAAGCACGCGGTGGAGCGGAAGCTGGCGCGGGCGCGGCAGGTGCTGAACGCCCTGCCGGCGGGGGAGCGGGCCGCGTACGACCGGGCCTCCCGGTCCGCCGGGCGGCCGCCGGCCCCGCTGCCGCTGCCGGGGCCCGGGGACGGCCCCGGGCACGAGGCCGCGCCCGGTGCGCGGGCCGCCGCGGCGGTCGCGGCGGCGCGGTCCGCGCTGGGACGGCCGTATGTGTGGGGGGCGACCGGGCCGAACGGGTTCGACTGCTCCGGGCTGATGCAGTGGGCGTACGCGCAGGCGGGGGTGGGGCTGCCGCGGACGTCGCAGGAGCAGCGGTATGCCGGGCGGCAGGTGCCGTTGTCCCAGGCGAAGCCCGGGGATCTTGTGGTGTACCGGTCGGATGCGAGTCACGTGGGGATGTACGTGGGGGGTGGCCGGGTGATCCACGCCCCCTATCCGGGGGCGGTGGTGCGGTACGACTCCGTCGGGATGATGCCGGTGGCGGCCGTTACCCGGCCTTGA
- a CDS encoding C40 family peptidase has protein sequence MASHRRPKQPSRTRVTALTTVAAAAVALSAQAANAAPSEKPSKSEVKAKVDKLYEQAEQATEKYNGAKEKQEKLQKQISTLQDKVARGQADLNELREGIGTMASAQYRTGSIDPSVQLFLSADPDDYLDKAATLDQLSGQQVESLKKIQDKQRELAQERKEASDKLKDLADTRTELGKKKKQVQSKLADARTLLNTLTAKERQELQDEQTRSSRSSEQRVDLGNSTPASGRAGAAFSAAQSKIGSAYVYGATGPSSFDCSGLTSWAYAQAGVSIPRTSQAQANIGTRIYSQSQLQVGDLVFFFNDLHHVGLYAGNGQVLHAPRTGTVVRYESMSTIGGPFMFGVRV, from the coding sequence GTGGCGTCCCACCGTCGACCCAAGCAGCCGAGCCGCACGCGGGTGACCGCGCTCACCACCGTCGCGGCCGCCGCCGTCGCCCTGAGCGCGCAGGCCGCCAACGCCGCGCCGAGCGAGAAGCCCAGCAAGAGCGAGGTCAAGGCGAAGGTCGACAAGCTCTACGAGCAGGCCGAGCAGGCCACCGAGAAGTACAACGGGGCCAAGGAGAAGCAGGAGAAGCTGCAGAAGCAGATCAGCACCCTGCAGGACAAGGTCGCCCGGGGCCAGGCCGATCTCAACGAGCTGCGCGAGGGCATCGGCACGATGGCCAGCGCCCAGTACCGCACCGGCAGCATCGACCCCTCCGTCCAGCTCTTCCTCTCCGCCGACCCGGACGACTACCTGGACAAGGCCGCCACCCTGGACCAGCTCAGCGGCCAGCAGGTCGAGTCGCTGAAGAAGATCCAGGACAAGCAGCGCGAGCTGGCCCAGGAGCGCAAGGAAGCCTCCGACAAGCTCAAGGACCTCGCCGACACCCGCACCGAGCTCGGCAAGAAGAAGAAGCAGGTCCAGAGCAAGCTCGCCGATGCCCGGACGCTCCTCAACACCCTCACCGCCAAGGAGCGCCAGGAGCTCCAGGACGAGCAGACGCGTTCCAGCCGCTCCTCCGAGCAGCGCGTCGACCTCGGCAACTCCACCCCCGCCTCCGGCCGTGCCGGCGCCGCGTTCTCCGCCGCCCAGAGCAAGATCGGCTCGGCCTACGTCTACGGCGCCACCGGCCCCTCCTCCTTCGACTGCTCGGGCCTGACCTCCTGGGCCTACGCCCAGGCCGGCGTCTCCATCCCGCGTACCTCGCAGGCGCAGGCGAACATCGGCACGCGCATCTACTCGCAGAGCCAGCTCCAGGTCGGCGACCTGGTGTTCTTCTTCAACGACCTGCACCACGTGGGCCTCTACGCCGGCAACGGCCAGGTCCTGCACGCCCCGCGCACCGGCACGGTCGTCCGGTACGAGTCGATGAGCACGATCGGCGGACCCTTCATGTTCGGCGTCCGCGTCTGA